One Anthonomus grandis grandis chromosome 13, icAntGran1.3, whole genome shotgun sequence DNA segment encodes these proteins:
- the LOC126743938 gene encoding uncharacterized protein LOC126743938, with translation MVLAVKSFNWFLLFGFTFCSAVYVQKYAPEYDKPTDYSFSYGVKDVHSGDVKHQWEKKEGDTIKGQYSLVEPDGSIRTVEYTADEKNGFNAVVKKSGPLHHVTLETKEGTSHSNLQLKSVQSVLKEEEPRMTQYQFSKQQHEDTDKENSGYIYQKPNEAEEPQTHTYKQRRPTVSINEEYEELKYEPPVELNLVHHRDAVEKVVPLVVEPVNPIEVTLKEGEVYEEDPEPVQKTSSQDQGVEPSHELSQEELNKYLAEYYAKNEIASQPNLETGFKPIRPKTKNPITQPVIPNTFKSNKMPQTTPGLRHYASKNNNNYGHRYTSARMPKTGYSFYPYPSYGVRMLNNHVQNAELNRLYRKTSNDGFTRYARRVRYHGA, from the exons ATGGTACTTGCGGTTAAG AGTTTCAACTGGTTTTTGTTGTTTGGTTTTACTTTTTGCAGTGCCGTATATGTACAAAAGTACGCACCAGAATATGAC AAACCCACAGATTACAGCTTCAGCTATGGCGTAAAAGATGTCCACTCCGGTGACGTAAAACACCAATGGGAAAAAAAAGAAGGAGATACCATTAAAGGACAATATTCCTTGGTAGAACCAGATGGTTCCATAAGAACAGTAGAATACACCGCTGAtgagaaaaacggttttaatgCAGTAGTCAAGAAAAGTGGACCACTGCATCACGTCACTTTAGAAACCAAAGAGGGAACGAGCCATAGTAACCTACAACTGAAATCTGTTCAATCAGTACTTAAAGAGGAAGAACCTAGGATGACCCAGTATCAGTTTTCTAAGCAGCAACATGAAG ATACGGATAAAGAAAATTCAGGATACATTTACCAAAAGCCAAATGAAGCAGAAGAGCCTCAAACTCACACCTACAAACAAAGACGACCTACCGTAAGCATTAACGAGGAGTATGAAGAGCTAAAGTACGAACCTCCAGTAGAACTTAATCTCGTACACCACAGAGATGCAGTGGAGAAAGTAGTGCCTTTGGTAGTGGAACCAGTGAATCCAATTGAAGTTACCCTAAAAGAAGGAGAAGTTTATGAAGAAGACCCTGAACCGGTTCAAAAAACTTCGTCGCAAGACCAAGGGGTGGAACCCAGTCACGAACTATCACAGGAAGAACTTAACAAGTACCTTGCCGAGTATTATGCCAAAAACGAAATAGCATCCCAACCGAACCTGGAAACCGGCTTTAAACCGATCAGACCCAAAACCAAAAACCCCATTACGCAACCCGTTATTCCTAACACGTTCAAGTCGAATAAAATGCCCCAAACCACTCCCGGATTAAGACATTACGCTTCCAAAAATAACAACAACTATGGCCACAGATATACTAGTGCCAGGATGCCAAAAACCGGATACTCCTTTTACCCTTATCCGTCTTATGGCGTTAGAATGTTAAATAATCACGTGCAAAATGCCGAACTGAACCGCCTGTATCGAAAAACCTCGAACGATGGGTTCACTAGGTACGCCAGAAGGGTAAGGTACCATGGCGCTTAA